From the genome of Limisalsivibrio acetivorans, one region includes:
- a CDS encoding WbqC family protein encodes MSAEVCAVHQPNFFPWLGYFEKISRADRFVIFDDAQFPRTSRGCWSNRVYLRLNNDKNWLTAPVERDGVKDINETYFKDTSWRESLRGKISSAYAKASYYKEHRDFVFALLDYPENNLALYNTYVIKEICTFLGIDTSGILISSKLDVSGESNEKLARLTLASGCSVYMSGDGAEEYLDSDIYEKLGVELIRQNFVHPVYEQRGEGFLKGLSIIDWIFNMGAKNPFGNDDEV; translated from the coding sequence ATGTCCGCTGAGGTTTGCGCCGTTCATCAGCCGAACTTCTTTCCGTGGCTTGGATATTTCGAGAAGATAAGCCGGGCGGACAGGTTCGTTATCTTCGATGATGCCCAGTTTCCCAGAACCTCCAGAGGGTGCTGGTCTAATCGGGTTTATTTACGGCTGAATAATGACAAAAACTGGCTCACGGCGCCCGTTGAGCGTGACGGAGTCAAAGATATAAACGAGACATATTTTAAGGATACCAGCTGGCGTGAAAGCCTCAGGGGGAAGATAAGCTCCGCCTACGCAAAGGCTTCGTACTACAAGGAGCACAGGGATTTCGTATTCGCACTCCTCGATTATCCGGAAAATAATCTTGCTCTGTATAATACTTATGTCATTAAAGAGATCTGCACATTTCTCGGTATAGATACCTCCGGTATCCTCATATCATCAAAGCTCGATGTGTCGGGGGAATCCAATGAAAAGCTTGCCCGGCTTACCCTAGCCTCCGGATGCTCGGTTTACATGAGCGGTGACGGTGCGGAGGAGTATCTCGATAGCGATATTTACGAAAAGCTCGGCGTGGAGCTGATACGGCAGAATTTCGTTCATCCCGTTTACGAGCAAAGGGGGGAAGGCTTCCTTAAGGGATTGAGCATCATAGACTGGATATTCAATATGGGCGCAAAGAACCCCTTCGGTAACGACGATGAAGTATAA
- a CDS encoding NAD-dependent epimerase/dehydratase family protein, translating to MDIRGKKALVIGGAGFIGSHVVEELLKHDVAEVIIYDNFTRGSEDNIATALNDPRVRVFHLGGDILHSDILEEAIKDADLVFHLAALWLLHCYDYPRSAFHVNVEGTFNVLELCVKHNVEKLIYSSSASVYGDAIKSPMKEDHPFNNNNFYGATKIACEQFCRAFHHRYGLDYVGLRYMNVYGARQDYKGAYIAVIMKILDRLQEGMPPVVHGDGKQSYDFIYVSDVAKANVCAAISDATDDFYNVGRGVKTTIKELAETILKITDSKHEIEYQPADRVFVTSRVGSTRKAEKELNFTADIDLEEGLRRVVQWRLERDGRGFE from the coding sequence ATGGATATCAGAGGAAAGAAGGCACTGGTTATCGGCGGGGCAGGTTTTATAGGTTCCCATGTTGTGGAGGAGCTTCTAAAGCATGATGTAGCCGAAGTCATTATATACGACAACTTTACAAGGGGCTCAGAGGACAACATAGCCACAGCCCTGAACGACCCCCGTGTGAGGGTTTTCCATCTGGGTGGTGATATATTACACTCGGATATACTTGAGGAGGCGATCAAGGATGCGGATCTCGTTTTCCACCTGGCCGCCCTCTGGCTTCTGCACTGCTACGACTACCCCCGAAGCGCCTTCCATGTGAACGTGGAGGGGACCTTCAATGTACTTGAGCTCTGCGTTAAGCACAACGTTGAGAAGCTTATATATTCCTCCTCCGCATCGGTTTACGGCGATGCCATCAAATCCCCCATGAAGGAGGACCACCCCTTTAACAACAACAACTTCTACGGCGCAACAAAGATAGCCTGCGAGCAGTTCTGCAGGGCGTTCCATCACCGCTACGGCCTCGACTATGTCGGGCTCCGCTATATGAACGTGTACGGCGCAAGGCAGGACTACAAGGGTGCATACATCGCCGTTATCATGAAGATACTCGACCGTCTGCAGGAGGGTATGCCCCCCGTTGTCCACGGGGACGGTAAGCAGTCCTATGATTTCATATACGTCTCCGATGTGGCAAAGGCAAACGTCTGCGCCGCAATCTCCGACGCCACGGACGATTTCTACAACGTGGGCAGAGGGGTCAAAACAACCATAAAGGAACTGGCCGAAACCATATTAAAGATAACCGACTCAAAGCACGAGATAGAGTACCAGCCTGCGGACAGGGTCTTTGTGACCAGCAGAGTAGGCTCCACCCGAAAGGCGGAAAAGGAGCTGAACTTCACCGCTGATATAGATCTGGAAGAGGGGCTCAGAAGGGTTGTCCAGTGGCGACTTGAAAGAGACGGACGCGGGTTCGAATAA
- a CDS encoding DegT/DnrJ/EryC1/StrS family aminotransferase, whose product MKIPITKPYFDNCEKKGVLEPIESGWLVQGPKVEEFENLFREFTGSKYAVATTSCTTALHLSLEAMGVGPGDRVLVPAFTYAASANAVLQCGAEPVFCDIDVYSFNMTVASLKKALQLYMKPAAVMPVNMFGLCAPLPEIAEICAKERIKVVEDSACGFGAFIGDKHSGTFGDAGCFSFHPRKAITTGEGGMLVTEDPDIAAKAASMRNHGTAGSDLQRHMEGISTLPEFSEKGFNYRMTDIQASIGICQMKKAQYILGERTRIADIYRAELKGTALSSASIPDGYTHGWQSCVFLYTEGEEPYSLELEDVDRLNGRRNLLMRSLQEKGISTRQGSHAVHNLNFYKEHYRFKREHFPGADMAEKLSIALPLYAGMTDRAIEYVINSVKELCG is encoded by the coding sequence ATGAAGATACCGATAACAAAGCCGTATTTCGACAACTGTGAGAAGAAGGGAGTTCTGGAACCTATTGAGTCTGGCTGGCTTGTACAGGGTCCGAAGGTGGAGGAGTTCGAAAACCTCTTCCGTGAATTCACAGGCTCAAAATATGCTGTAGCCACAACAAGCTGTACTACCGCTCTGCACCTCTCCCTCGAGGCGATGGGTGTCGGTCCGGGGGACCGTGTACTAGTCCCCGCATTTACCTATGCCGCCTCCGCCAACGCCGTACTACAGTGCGGTGCAGAGCCTGTATTCTGCGATATAGATGTGTATTCATTCAATATGACTGTGGCGTCACTTAAGAAGGCTCTACAGCTTTATATGAAGCCCGCAGCTGTTATGCCGGTGAATATGTTCGGCCTCTGCGCTCCACTGCCGGAGATTGCCGAGATCTGCGCAAAGGAGCGCATAAAGGTTGTGGAGGATTCCGCCTGCGGCTTCGGCGCATTCATAGGTGATAAGCATTCAGGCACCTTCGGCGATGCTGGCTGCTTCTCCTTCCACCCACGCAAAGCGATAACCACCGGCGAAGGGGGGATGCTGGTCACGGAAGATCCCGATATTGCCGCCAAGGCTGCCTCCATGCGCAACCACGGAACCGCCGGCTCGGACCTCCAAAGACACATGGAGGGTATAAGCACCCTGCCAGAATTCTCGGAGAAAGGGTTCAACTACCGTATGACCGATATTCAGGCCTCCATCGGAATCTGTCAGATGAAAAAGGCTCAATACATTCTGGGGGAACGGACGAGGATTGCTGATATATACAGAGCAGAGCTTAAGGGTACTGCGCTCAGCTCCGCCTCTATTCCAGACGGTTACACCCACGGCTGGCAGTCCTGCGTATTTCTATACACCGAAGGGGAGGAGCCATACTCCCTCGAGCTGGAGGATGTGGACAGGCTGAACGGAAGGCGCAACCTTCTCATGCGATCATTGCAGGAGAAGGGTATCTCCACAAGGCAGGGGAGCCATGCAGTTCATAACCTCAACTTCTACAAAGAGCATTACAGGTTCAAAAGGGAGCATTTCCCCGGTGCGGATATGGCGGAGAAGCTCAGTATCGCCCTTCCACTGTATGCGGGAATGACGGACAGGGCGATCGAGTACGTAATAAACAGCGTAAAGGAGCTTTGCGGATAA
- the asnB gene encoding asparagine synthase (glutamine-hydrolyzing) translates to MCGIAGIFTPRGSKGSGIIKRMTDSIAHRGPDDAGYLVAGSEGLKHYLDPNLRDMRIDADLLPEETKPWNLAIGHRRLRIIDLSPNAHQPMNEGNGRYWIAYNGETYNYRELRNELEAMGESFFSTSDTEVVLKGYIRWGAEVLNKLNGMFAFVVYDSSEGSLFIARDRYGIKPLYYTDTGSTFLFASEIKALLEHPECKAEIDPAGLNEYFTFQNNLDGRSIFSGITLMEPGTYITINRDGVRKSTKYWDYSFSEPDDSMSFEEARDKTRELMEKAVQRQIVADVPVGSYLSGGMDSGSITALASRHIDRITTFTAGFELSRVTGVEATFDERRDAEVIANTFLTEHYEQVINAGDMPWVMPRLVRHLEDIRLGMSYPNYYISRLASKFVKVCLSGAGGDELFGGYPWRYYRVCNSVNKEEFFKNYYNFWQRLVPDNEKKDFFRPELYSRIDRTDCYPLFREVFGKNGNAEYITPEDHVANSLYFEVKTFLHGLLILGDKLSMANSLEERFPFLDNELVDFAMKIPVRYKLKDLANVHRIDENETRRNMKYMRKYNDGKNVLRAAMKSFLPEKIVNRNKQGFSAPDESWYRGENFEYVRETLLSSNAHIDRYIERGYINRIIEEHAGGENHRLLIWSFICFEEWCRQFGF, encoded by the coding sequence ATGTGCGGCATAGCCGGAATCTTCACCCCCCGGGGGAGCAAAGGCAGCGGAATAATAAAAAGGATGACAGACAGCATCGCCCACAGGGGGCCTGACGATGCGGGCTACCTCGTGGCAGGTTCAGAGGGATTAAAGCATTACCTCGATCCGAATCTACGTGATATGCGTATTGATGCGGACCTCCTCCCCGAGGAGACAAAGCCGTGGAATCTTGCCATCGGTCACCGCAGGCTTAGGATTATCGATCTCTCCCCCAACGCTCACCAACCGATGAATGAGGGGAACGGAAGATACTGGATAGCCTACAACGGTGAGACATACAACTACCGTGAATTGAGGAACGAGCTTGAGGCCATGGGTGAGAGCTTCTTCAGCACATCGGATACCGAGGTTGTCCTGAAAGGGTATATCCGGTGGGGTGCAGAGGTTCTCAACAAGCTCAACGGCATGTTTGCCTTCGTTGTATACGACAGCTCCGAGGGCTCCCTCTTCATAGCAAGAGACCGGTACGGTATAAAACCCCTGTACTACACAGATACGGGCTCCACCTTCCTCTTCGCCAGCGAGATCAAGGCGCTCCTTGAACATCCGGAATGCAAAGCAGAGATCGATCCCGCCGGTCTGAATGAGTATTTCACCTTTCAAAACAACCTGGACGGCCGCTCCATCTTCTCAGGCATAACCCTAATGGAGCCTGGAACATACATAACCATTAACCGTGATGGTGTCCGCAAAAGCACAAAATACTGGGACTATTCCTTCAGCGAGCCGGATGACTCCATGAGCTTTGAAGAGGCGAGGGACAAAACACGCGAGCTTATGGAGAAGGCTGTTCAAAGACAGATCGTCGCCGATGTTCCCGTAGGGAGCTATCTCAGCGGTGGAATGGACAGCGGTTCCATAACAGCTCTGGCAAGCCGCCATATTGACCGTATAACCACCTTCACCGCAGGGTTTGAACTATCCAGAGTAACCGGGGTAGAGGCCACATTTGATGAGAGGAGGGATGCGGAGGTTATCGCAAACACCTTTCTTACAGAACATTACGAGCAGGTCATAAACGCAGGGGATATGCCCTGGGTCATGCCCCGCCTTGTGCGCCACCTTGAGGATATCCGCCTCGGCATGAGCTATCCGAACTACTACATAAGCCGCCTTGCATCCAAGTTCGTAAAGGTCTGCCTCTCCGGCGCAGGGGGGGATGAACTCTTCGGCGGGTACCCGTGGCGCTACTACAGGGTGTGCAACTCTGTAAACAAGGAGGAGTTCTTCAAAAACTACTACAACTTCTGGCAGAGGCTCGTACCCGACAACGAGAAGAAGGACTTCTTCCGCCCGGAACTGTATTCAAGGATCGATAGAACGGACTGCTACCCTCTGTTCAGAGAGGTCTTCGGCAAAAACGGGAACGCAGAGTACATCACGCCAGAGGATCACGTGGCAAACTCCCTCTACTTCGAGGTGAAAACCTTCCTCCACGGCCTCCTAATTCTTGGCGACAAACTGAGCATGGCAAACTCTCTGGAGGAACGCTTCCCATTCCTCGACAACGAGCTGGTGGATTTCGCCATGAAGATACCCGTACGCTACAAGCTAAAGGATCTAGCAAACGTCCACCGCATTGACGAAAACGAGACCAGACGAAATATGAAGTACATGCGAAAATACAACGACGGCAAGAACGTTCTTCGTGCCGCCATGAAAAGCTTCCTACCCGAAAAGATAGTAAACAGGAACAAACAGGGCTTCTCCGCCCCTGACGAGAGCTGGTACAGGGGTGAGAACTTCGAATACGTAAGGGAAACGCTCCTCAGCAGTAATGCGCATATAGACAGGTACATAGAAAGAGGGTATATAAATCGTATAATAGAAGAACATGCAGGGGGTGAGAACCACCGTCTGCTTATCTGGTCGTTCATCTGCTTCGAGGAATGGTGCAGACAGTTCGGCTTCTAG
- a CDS encoding NAD-dependent epimerase/dehydratase family protein, with product MKVLITGGAGFIGSHLAERILAQGDEVLVIDNFLTGRRDNLKEHNSLELREFSIAERDKVFKAFDDFTPDVVIHAAASYKDPENWLEDSLTNVAGTANIVQASQAAQVKKIIYFQTALCYGLNPEEQPITLDHHIESGNSSYAISKTAGEQYVALSGLNHVIFRLANAYGPRNMSGPLPTFFHRLSTGKPCFVMDTRRDFIFIEDLADVVMKSVNGEGGTGAYHISSGSDYSIKQLFDEVVKALDIKLEEDVEVRPRHADDAFTILLDPSRMQNDFAYIINTPLEEGVRRAVEYYKEYGISETYTHLKQLKK from the coding sequence ATGAAGGTACTCATAACCGGAGGAGCGGGCTTCATCGGCTCTCATCTGGCGGAAAGGATTCTGGCTCAGGGTGATGAGGTTCTCGTAATAGACAACTTCCTCACAGGGCGGCGTGACAACCTTAAGGAGCACAACAGCCTCGAGCTGAGGGAGTTCAGCATAGCGGAACGTGACAAGGTTTTCAAAGCCTTCGACGATTTCACCCCCGATGTCGTAATCCACGCCGCCGCATCCTACAAGGACCCGGAAAACTGGCTGGAGGATTCCCTCACCAATGTAGCCGGAACCGCAAACATCGTGCAGGCCTCCCAGGCGGCGCAGGTGAAAAAGATAATCTACTTCCAGACAGCCCTCTGCTACGGCCTTAACCCCGAGGAACAGCCAATAACCCTAGACCACCATATAGAAAGCGGAAACAGCAGCTACGCCATCAGCAAAACCGCAGGGGAGCAGTATGTTGCACTCTCCGGGCTTAACCATGTGATATTCCGCCTCGCAAACGCATACGGCCCCCGCAACATGAGCGGCCCCCTGCCTACATTCTTCCACAGGCTATCAACGGGCAAACCCTGCTTCGTTATGGATACCCGCAGGGACTTCATCTTCATCGAAGACCTCGCCGATGTTGTTATGAAATCCGTAAACGGAGAGGGGGGGACGGGGGCATATCATATATCCTCCGGTTCGGACTACTCCATCAAGCAGCTCTTTGACGAGGTTGTAAAAGCTCTCGACATTAAACTTGAGGAGGATGTGGAGGTTCGCCCCAGACACGCAGACGATGCATTCACAATCCTTCTGGACCCTTCAAGGATGCAGAATGATTTCGCATACATAATAAATACCCCCCTAGAAGAGGGTGTACGCAGGGCAGTGGAATACTATAAAGAATACGGTATCTCAGAGACCTACACACACCTTAAGCAGCTGAAGAAGTGA
- the asnB gene encoding asparagine synthase (glutamine-hydrolyzing) — protein MCGIIGGNVPPEKILSGSSRLRHRGPDASGYIQFSDVTLAHRRLSVIDLSEKANQPMTKDNYSIIFNGEIFNFQELRRKLEGYGAVFETLSDTEVILEAYRKWGSASLNLLNGDFAFCILDRERRKLFLARDRLGNKPLYYTKTQNGEFFFASELQAFRGVVPTIIDEQKAGNIIVFSINDNDERTLLKGVYNLPPGHFMEYSIESGALSSMSYWELEEEIRNEDETDLLDEFHELLEDAVRLRLIADVPVGCLVSGGLDSSVIAMHIANLGGNIKCFSSVYDNHPEIDEKRYVTKLGESLGLNITFIHPDVSGRQDFRRIAEIQGDLFRSFSIFAQYETIRRASEEVTVVLGGQGADELFGGYYHHCARFLARRPEEFENRKKLYGATYAEKEMELGRKFLLPDDLKLEVFRKDNEQRLNKVQRHLSFEPEWNLLLEKFDSDILRALRRETDSLNLPALLRYEDRNAMASSVENRTPFTDYRIVEFVHSIPEHLRFGNGLSKLFLRKYAARFLPEEITSRTDKKGFEAPQSLWMKRIGFGAVTELAEFRLALLDELRRFYERA, from the coding sequence ATGTGCGGAATAATCGGAGGCAATGTCCCACCTGAAAAAATCCTTTCCGGGTCTTCCAGACTTCGCCATAGAGGACCCGATGCCTCCGGCTATATCCAGTTTTCCGATGTAACCCTTGCCCACCGCCGTCTCTCCGTTATAGATCTATCAGAAAAGGCGAACCAGCCTATGACCAAGGACAACTACAGCATCATATTCAACGGCGAGATCTTCAACTTTCAGGAACTTCGCAGAAAGCTTGAGGGGTATGGAGCAGTATTCGAAACCCTCTCCGACACCGAGGTTATCTTAGAGGCATACCGCAAATGGGGGAGCGCATCCCTGAACCTGCTGAACGGGGATTTCGCCTTCTGCATCCTGGACAGGGAGAGAAGAAAGCTGTTCCTCGCCAGAGACCGCCTTGGCAACAAGCCCCTCTACTACACCAAAACCCAGAATGGTGAATTCTTCTTCGCCTCGGAGCTTCAGGCGTTCAGAGGCGTTGTCCCCACCATAATAGACGAACAGAAGGCAGGGAACATAATTGTCTTCTCCATAAACGACAACGATGAAAGAACATTACTCAAAGGTGTTTACAACCTACCCCCAGGTCATTTCATGGAGTACAGCATCGAATCCGGCGCGTTAAGCAGTATGAGCTACTGGGAGCTGGAAGAGGAGATACGGAATGAGGATGAAACCGACCTGCTTGATGAGTTCCACGAGCTGCTGGAGGATGCCGTAAGGCTTAGGCTAATCGCGGATGTTCCTGTGGGGTGCCTGGTTTCCGGCGGGCTTGACAGCTCCGTAATCGCCATGCACATAGCAAACCTCGGCGGGAACATAAAATGCTTCAGCTCGGTGTACGACAATCATCCCGAGATAGACGAAAAAAGATATGTGACAAAGCTGGGGGAGAGTCTCGGGCTTAATATCACCTTTATACACCCCGATGTTTCCGGCAGACAGGATTTCCGGCGTATAGCGGAGATTCAGGGGGATCTCTTCCGAAGCTTTTCCATCTTCGCCCAGTATGAAACCATCCGCAGAGCCTCCGAGGAGGTAACCGTTGTCCTCGGCGGGCAGGGGGCGGATGAGCTTTTCGGAGGGTACTACCACCACTGTGCCAGATTCCTCGCCCGAAGGCCGGAGGAGTTTGAAAACCGGAAAAAGCTCTACGGAGCCACCTATGCGGAGAAGGAGATGGAGCTTGGCAGAAAATTTCTGCTCCCCGATGATCTTAAGCTTGAGGTGTTCCGCAAGGACAATGAACAGCGGCTGAACAAGGTTCAAAGACACCTCAGCTTCGAGCCGGAATGGAACCTCCTGCTTGAAAAATTCGATAGCGACATCCTCCGTGCCCTACGCAGGGAAACGGACAGCCTGAACCTTCCTGCCCTTCTTCGATACGAGGACAGAAACGCCATGGCAAGCTCCGTGGAGAACAGAACCCCGTTCACCGATTACCGGATAGTAGAGTTTGTCCATTCCATCCCCGAACATCTTCGCTTCGGTAACGGACTCAGCAAGCTTTTCCTGAGAAAGTATGCGGCAAGGTTCCTGCCGGAGGAGATAACCTCCAGAACGGATAAGAAGGGATTTGAGGCTCCCCAGAGCCTATGGATGAAAAGGATAGGTTTCGGTGCAGTTACAGAACTGGCCGAATTCCGTCTTGCTCTCCTTGATGAGTTGCGGCGTTTCTACGAAAGAGCCTGA
- a CDS encoding DUF354 domain-containing protein, which produces MSKFIWIDAATPKYALFFSYLMPHLHDAGLDTLVTTRYSENYTEAKSVLDMRGLDYHLTGNYGGETVAGKFRARTSRQLEFLELFDKTGMPDAVLCGSVVDSIQTGFGLGMEVINFCDTPIRGSEFRYEDITIVTKLTVMLSSLLFHPFVIPRDVFSRMGVDPARVITHDFIDVCLWMNSLEKNEENDFRRRYGLDISKPTIMIREEEFKAHYVHEKLSVLYELIPRIADEVDANIVILPRYEIEPLKERFGEYAVVLEEKLPIESFYPFIDFLVGGGGTMNLEAACYGIPVLSLRSLLLFHDVYLIENGMMSWTNDADEALDIVKRNLGVKRDNRDYFSRGECSAAKLAEKIGRYMEGGLQALS; this is translated from the coding sequence ATGAGCAAATTCATCTGGATCGATGCCGCAACGCCGAAATACGCACTCTTTTTCAGCTACCTTATGCCCCATCTGCACGATGCGGGGCTTGATACTCTGGTAACCACCAGATACTCGGAGAACTATACCGAGGCAAAGTCGGTGCTCGATATGCGGGGTTTGGATTATCATCTCACAGGAAACTACGGCGGTGAAACGGTGGCGGGTAAGTTCCGGGCTAGGACCAGCCGTCAGCTCGAATTCCTCGAACTCTTCGATAAAACAGGCATGCCCGATGCGGTTTTGTGCGGAAGCGTCGTGGACAGCATCCAGACGGGGTTCGGGCTTGGAATGGAGGTCATCAATTTCTGCGATACCCCCATACGTGGGAGCGAGTTCCGCTACGAGGACATAACCATCGTGACAAAGCTCACCGTCATGCTCTCCTCCCTGCTGTTCCACCCCTTTGTTATCCCCCGTGATGTTTTCTCAAGGATGGGTGTGGATCCGGCCAGGGTTATAACCCACGACTTCATAGATGTGTGCCTTTGGATGAATTCCCTGGAAAAGAATGAGGAGAACGACTTCCGCAGGCGCTACGGACTGGACATCTCAAAGCCCACCATAATGATACGGGAGGAGGAGTTCAAGGCGCATTATGTACATGAAAAACTGAGCGTTCTGTATGAGCTTATCCCCCGCATAGCGGATGAGGTGGATGCAAACATCGTCATCCTGCCGAGATATGAAATAGAGCCCCTCAAGGAGCGTTTTGGGGAATACGCCGTTGTGCTTGAGGAGAAGCTCCCCATCGAAAGCTTTTATCCGTTTATCGACTTCCTTGTCGGCGGAGGTGGAACTATGAACCTTGAGGCGGCGTGCTACGGTATTCCCGTGCTCAGTCTCCGTTCACTCCTCCTCTTCCACGATGTTTATCTCATAGAGAACGGAATGATGAGCTGGACAAATGATGCCGATGAGGCTCTTGATATAGTTAAGCGGAACCTCGGTGTTAAGCGTGACAACAGGGATTATTTCAGCAGAGGGGAATGCTCTGCGGCGAAGCTTGCGGAGAAGATTGGCCGATATATGGAAGGCGGACTTCAGGCTCTTTCGTAG
- a CDS encoding Gfo/Idh/MocA family protein: MSLLRFAVVGCGRIAQRYASLLTGDVKGAQLCAVCDTVEERRNEVAERYGLPAYADMHEMAEKEEPDVFCILTPSGLHAEHFMELTGYGKDIIVEKPMALTVEDAEVMIDAAERNGHRLFVVKQNRYNLPVMKLREAVEAGRFGRKVLGTVRVRWCRTQEYYDMAEWRGTWALDGGVLANQSSHHLDLLEWMMGDVVKVSARGKAFLVDTETEDTAVATVEFEDGSFGVVEVTTAARPKDQEGSISILGETGLVEIGGFAVNSMRLWQFTEPSEGDAEVLMNYSENPPNVYGFGHKRYLEDVVRCINEGKEPVIDGHEGLKSLRFINALYESMETGEEVVLNGNHFTHSRLGRK; encoded by the coding sequence ATGTCATTACTCAGATTTGCAGTAGTTGGGTGCGGCAGGATAGCCCAGCGGTACGCATCTCTTTTGACCGGAGATGTAAAAGGGGCACAGCTCTGCGCAGTGTGCGATACTGTCGAAGAACGCAGGAATGAAGTTGCAGAACGCTACGGTCTGCCCGCCTATGCGGATATGCATGAGATGGCGGAGAAGGAGGAGCCGGATGTCTTCTGCATACTCACCCCGTCCGGCCTCCATGCAGAACACTTTATGGAGCTCACCGGTTATGGAAAAGATATTATAGTAGAAAAACCTATGGCCCTCACAGTGGAGGATGCCGAGGTTATGATAGATGCGGCGGAGAGAAATGGTCACCGCCTTTTTGTGGTTAAGCAGAACCGCTACAACCTCCCCGTAATGAAGCTTCGGGAGGCTGTGGAGGCTGGACGCTTCGGGCGGAAGGTGCTCGGCACCGTGCGTGTGCGCTGGTGCAGAACCCAGGAGTATTACGACATGGCTGAATGGCGTGGTACATGGGCGCTGGACGGCGGAGTTCTTGCCAACCAGTCCAGTCATCATCTGGATCTGCTCGAGTGGATGATGGGCGATGTGGTTAAGGTTTCCGCCAGGGGGAAGGCCTTTCTGGTGGACACCGAGACCGAGGACACAGCCGTTGCCACGGTGGAGTTCGAGGACGGCTCCTTCGGCGTGGTGGAGGTTACCACGGCGGCAAGGCCCAAGGATCAGGAGGGGAGTATCTCCATCCTTGGCGAAACAGGCCTTGTGGAGATAGGTGGTTTCGCAGTTAACAGTATGCGCCTATGGCAGTTTACCGAGCCCTCCGAAGGGGACGCAGAGGTGCTTATGAACTATAGTGAGAATCCCCCCAACGTATACGGCTTTGGCCATAAGCGATACCTTGAGGATGTCGTTAGATGTATAAATGAGGGGAAGGAGCCGGTAATTGACGGCCATGAAGGACTTAAGTCTTTACGCTTTATAAACGCTTTGTATGAATCGATGGAAACAGGTGAGGAGGTTGTTCTGAACGGCAACCACTTCACCCATTCGAGACTGGGAAGGAAATGA
- a CDS encoding DegT/DnrJ/EryC1/StrS family aminotransferase — MRQVKFLDLPGQYRKMKHEMDQKLHEIIDKGAFVGGAYPAEFEAAFAEYTMTKACVGTGNGTDALEAALWGMNLPEGSEVVIPANTFIATAEAVVRNGLKVVFCDCLEDYTISPESLESVITPNTSCVIPVHLYGQPAWMDKIMEIACKHGLKVLEDSAQSHGAEYNGERTGSMGDAGAFSFYPGKNLGAYGDGGAVVTKDEDMASRIRQYIDHGRTSKFYHDFQGRNSRLDGLQAGVLSVKLKYLDEWIGARNRIAGIYLDKLKGTDAVLPVVREGVRHVWHLFVIRHERRDVLREYLTEKGIQTGIHYPVALPKQPAFKADGCEDFFACRTDKELLSLPMGEHLTAEEAEYVADCIKSFGG; from the coding sequence ATGCGGCAAGTAAAGTTTTTGGACCTTCCGGGGCAGTACCGGAAGATGAAGCACGAGATGGATCAGAAGCTCCATGAAATAATAGATAAGGGGGCCTTTGTGGGGGGAGCATACCCTGCGGAGTTTGAGGCCGCCTTTGCCGAATATACAATGACGAAGGCCTGTGTGGGAACCGGAAACGGAACCGACGCCCTTGAGGCCGCCCTTTGGGGCATGAACCTCCCCGAGGGGAGTGAGGTTGTTATCCCTGCGAATACTTTCATTGCAACGGCCGAGGCTGTGGTCCGCAACGGGCTCAAGGTTGTGTTCTGCGACTGTCTGGAGGACTACACCATCTCCCCGGAAAGCCTGGAATCGGTTATAACCCCGAACACATCCTGCGTCATCCCCGTCCACCTCTACGGCCAGCCCGCATGGATGGACAAGATCATGGAGATCGCCTGCAAGCATGGCCTTAAGGTTCTGGAGGATTCCGCCCAGAGCCATGGTGCGGAGTATAACGGAGAAAGAACCGGCTCTATGGGTGATGCGGGAGCGTTCAGCTTCTATCCGGGGAAAAATCTCGGAGCCTACGGAGACGGTGGAGCTGTGGTGACTAAGGATGAGGATATGGCCTCAAGGATACGGCAATACATAGATCACGGCCGCACCAGCAAGTTTTATCATGACTTTCAGGGGCGCAACAGCCGCCTGGACGGTCTGCAAGCGGGGGTGCTCTCCGTTAAGCTGAAGTATCTGGATGAATGGATCGGTGCGAGAAACCGTATTGCAGGGATATATCTGGACAAGCTCAAAGGAACGGATGCTGTCCTCCCCGTTGTGCGTGAAGGTGTTCGCCATGTGTGGCACCTGTTTGTTATCCGCCACGAAAGGCGTGATGTACTTCGTGAATACCTCACAGAGAAGGGGATCCAGACCGGCATACACTACCCCGTGGCTCTGCCTAAACAGCCCGCCTTTAAGGCGGACGGGTGTGAAGATTTCTTCGCATGCAGAACGGATAAGGAGCTCCTTTCACTCCCCATGGGTGAGCACCTTACAGCGGAAGAGGCGGAATACGTAGCTGATTGTATAAAGAGTTTTGGAGGGTAG